A region of the Prochlorococcus marinus XMU1402 genome:
CCCCGGCATTCCTCCCATCCCCGGCATTCCGCCATTCGAGATTTGTTTCATGAAACCTCTCATTCTTTGAAAATCAGCTAGTACTTTATCTACATCTTTTGCTTCATAGCCACTACCCTGAGCTATTCTTTGTCTTCTAGAAGGCTGGGCGGCAAGAACCTCAGGTTTTTGTTTCTCCTCGAGAGTCATTGAAGAGATCATAGATTCTATTTTTTTAAGTTGATCTTCTCCATTTTTTATCATCCCATCATCTATTTTATTCATTCCAGGTATTAATTTCATCAATCCCCCAAGTGACCCCATCCTTTTAATTAATCTCATTTGCTTAACAAAATCATTAAAGTCAAAAGTAGCCTCTTGAAGTTTCTTTTGCATCGCTTCTGCATCAGCAAGCTCTACTTCTTTTTGGGCTTTTTCAACAAGTGTTAATACATCTCCCATTCCTAAGATTCTGCTAGCCATTCTCTCTGGGTGGAATGGCTGCAGGGCCTCAATTTTTTCTCCAACACCAATAAATTTAATTGGTTTACCACTTATTTTTCTTATTGATAAAGCAGCACCTCCTCTTGAGTCTCCATCCAATTTAGTTAATATCGCTCCGGTAATTCCTACTTTTTCATGAAATGACTTTGTTAAGTCAGCAGCTTCTTGCCCAATCATTGAATCAACAACAAGCAAAACTTCGTCCGGGCTAGAAACTTCTTTTATTCGAACCATTTCACTCATCATTGAATCATCAATTTGCAATCTTCCTGCGGTATCAATAATTATCGAATTAAAATCATTTTCACTAGCAAAATTCAATGCGTCCTTAGCTATCTCTTCTGGTTTGCTATTTTTTTCTTTAGCTGAAAAAACTTCCAAGTCATATTGACTTCCCAAAGTTTTGAGCTGCTCTACAGCTGCCGGTCGATAAATATCAGCAGCGACCAAAAGAACTTTTTTATCTTTTTCCTTTAAATAAAGGCCTAATTTTCCTGTTGCAGTTGTTTTACCCGCCCCCTGAAGTCCAGCCATCAAAATGACTGTGGGACTATCTTGATTTTCTTTTAGAGGAGAGTTTTCATTCCCCATAATATTAATCAATTCTTTATTTACAACTTCTATAAACTTTTGACCTGGGTTTACCCCTCTAACCACCTGTTCTCCGATAGCTTTATCTTTAACATCCGAAATAAATTCTTTTACTACAGATAAACTAACATCCGCATCGAGAAGTGCTCTTTTAACCTCCTTCAAGGCATCATTGATATTATTTTCGCTTATTTTTGCTTCGCCTCTTAAACCTTTTACCGCGTCTTCAAAGCGTGATGACAGTTCATCAAACATTATTAAAAAGTAATTTTAATTATTATATAGGATCTTCTAATTTATACTTACAAGCCACTTACAAAATCAACCAATTTCCATGATTTATTAGAAAAACCTAAAGTATATTTAACTTTTAGCGGAGTCAATGATGTTTCATTAACAAATTCTCCTGAATTCTTTATTATTCTCTCTAGGTAATCTAATTCAGCTAAAACAACTATCCTAGAAGAAGTTTGAGATTCCAAATCTATCTTCAGGATTCGGGAATTAATTTCTTTATAGATTCCTTTCTTGATATCATTTTGTCGTTCTTCAATAGTTCTTTCAATCAAACCACTTCTAACAATATGGGAAAGATTAATTTCACCCTTTCTAGATAAATAATTACTTTTATTTAGTAGCCATTGATTAATTAAACTACTTATATCATCTAAGGAAGGAGAGGCTTTAGTAAGTTTTTTAACTTTGATGGAATTAGTTTCAGTAGATTTTACAGGGATTGGTTTTAAGTTATTTGAAGGATTTTTTTTTATTTCTTGATTAATAGCTTTATCACTTAACTTTTGGTTTGTATCTGTAGATACTAAGGGTTTATCTAATATGGCTTCATCTTGAATAGAATTTTTAAAATTATTTCTTAAAAATCCAATGCCAATACCAAATGCAAATAATAATAAAAACGCATACAAGTATATCAACAATGGTGACCTACCAATAATTTCTTGATCATTCAAGAATTCCCCAAAACTAAACTTTAGTTCAGCAATTTTTTCAATTAAAAACCTATAAAAATCTAATGTTTTATTCTTAAAAATTTCCTCATTAAATTTATTATCTTGGATATCGATTTTTTCGAACTTTTGTTTTATGCCACCTGGCAATGGTAATCTCCCTTCATCAAAATTAGTTACTTCGTTATCAAAATTTTGAGTAACTTTTGTAGTGGATTCTTTATTGAATTGTTGATTCTGAAAATTTGGTCTAAATGAAGTTTTATTTGATTTCTTTTCTAATCTTTCAATAAATTCTTGAATTTCCCTGTCTTCAAACCAAGTATTTAAATCTACCTCTTTTGATTCAATATCTCTATAACCAACTAACACATCGTTCTCTAACCAATTTTTACAGAAAATACATATTGCTTCTAGCTTATTTCCTGGATAGTTATTAAGCCAATCTCGCAAATTATCGTCAGAACTACTTAAGAACCTAGCTGAGGCCTGATCAACATCTGCCAGAAGCAAGTCTAAACAGCCTATAAGAGGCATTGAATCAAGTCCTGATAAATTTAGTTTCTTCAGAATTCTTCTTGCTTCGAACAATTTTTCAGGCTGTCTTCTAGAGAAACCAAGTGCTGTCAAAGATAGAAAAGCCAAAAATCCAGCCTCTAATGAACCTCTTTTTTGTAATTCAAGAAACAACTCTATCTGTTCATCTACTGTCAGATATGACTTTATTTGTTGGAAAAAAGCTTCAAATTCTTGTTGATTTAGGTAATCTCCATATTCAGATTTATTGTTACCTTCTAAACCCCCTCTTTTAGTTATTAAATTTTCCAACATACTTAAACCTTTTTTATGAGACTCTTGATCATTTAAATCCCTACTAAGTAAGTCTAGGATCCTGTAAGGAAGCAGAGAAACCAAGTCTTCTTCAAGATCTTTCCTAATTTCAACAAGCTTTCCCATTCTTTGCAGAAGTTGTATACCCTCTTGTAAAAAATCTGCAGCGTTGGAATACGATCTAAGCTTTTGTTCTTGAATTGCAGAGTCTCTAGCAGTTAATGCAGCCAATAAAGTTAGATCGGCTTCTCTACTACTACCTAAGGCTGGAGTTTGTGGAGGCTGCAAAGCTTTTCTTGCGATTTTAAAAGCTTCTTTTGGGGAACCTGATTCCCAAAGAAGTATCAAGCCTGCAACATCTCTATTTGAGGAAAACTCTAATCCAGAGACGCCATTTGATAATAAATTCTCATATTCTCTCCTACTTTCTGGGTCAGTAAGCAAATCAGCGGTAAGTCGAAGCAACTCTGATCTTTGGGATAAAACTTCATAAGTAAAGCCTTCATTAGGTGTCTTATCCAACCGCAATTGAAAAGCTCTTAATATTTCCTCAGATGTTGCAGAGGGGCTTACGCCAATTAAACGAAAATGGTCTAATGGAAGTTCCAAACAAATATCCTATTGAAAATTCTTAGACAAATTTTATCAAGTTAAAAATTTTTTTCATAAGGTCATACAGAGTTATTAAAAAAAATCATGAAAATTGACCTTCACAGCTTAGAATGTTAACAAATCAAAACTTCATTAAGGTATTTTCTTGGAAACACACGTAGAAAGAATTTCAAATCTTCAAGATATAAAAAAAGCCGAATTAGATCGAGAAACAGGGTTATTTCTTTATGAAGATATGATACTTGGCCGCAGATTCGAAGATAAGTGTGCAGAAATGTACTACAGAGGAAAAATGTTTGGTTTCGTTCATTTATATAACGGCCAGGAAGCTATTAGCACTGGTGTAATTGGTGCCATGAAAAAGAAACACGATTGGTTTTGTAGTACCTACCGCGATCATGTACATGCACTTAGTGCAGGTGTTCCCTCTTTTGAAGTAATGAGCGAACTTTTTGGTAAAGCTACAGGTTGTAGTAAAGGCAGAGGTGGATCCATGCACTTATTCTCAAGAGAGCATCACTTGTTGGGAGGATACGCATTTATTGGGGAAGGCATTCCAGTTGCTTTAGGAGCAGCCTTTTCAAGTAAATATAAAAAAGAGGTTGCTGGTAATAATAGTAGTGACTCGGTAACTGCAGCATTCTTCGGAGATGGAACTTGCAATAATGGACAGTTTTTTGAATGTTTGAATATGGCCCAATTATGGAAATTACCCATAATCTTTGTTGTTGAAAACAATAAATGGGCTATTGGAATGGCCCATGATAGAGCAACCAGCAATCCTGAAATTTGGAGAAAAGCCTCTGCTTTCGGTATGCATGGTGAGGAAGTTGACGGAATGGATGTATTGGCTGTTAGAGGGGCTGCACAAAGAGCAATTGAGCGAGCTAGAGCAGGAGAGGGTCCCACCCTTTTAGAATGTTTGACCTATAGATACAGAGGACATTCACTTGCAGATCCTGATGAATTAAGGTCTGAAAAAGAGAAGGATTTCTGGGGAAAAAGAGATCCTATCAAGAAATTAGCTCAAGAAATTATTGATAAAAAATTTGCAACGCAAGAAGAATTAAAAAGTATTGAAAAGAAAATTGATATAGAAATATCAGAAGCTGTTAAAAATGCTTTAGAGGCACCTGAACCTCCTTCTAAAGAGTTAACTAAATATATTTGGGCCGAAGATTAATTAAATTCCACTGGGTAACTTTCTGGTTAAATTTCTTAATTTTCTTAATGCCTTCAATTCAACTTGTCTTACTCTCTCCCTAGAAACTTCAAGTAATCTTCCTATCTCAGCAAGTGTATGCCTCTCATTGCCATCAAGGCCAAATCGTAATTTAAGTACATGTTGTTCTTGCTCGCTTAGATGGCTTAACCACATACCAAGTTGCTCTTGATGCATTTTCTGTTCAACTTGATCTAAAGGTTCTTCATTGTTACTATCGGCAATTAAATCACCTAGGAAGCTCCTACCATCATCACCATTAACAGGAGCATCCAAACTACTTGTTGATAAAGCTTGTCTTAAAACAGAATCTAATTCTTCCACATCAATATCCATAGCTTCTGCAATCTCAATTCTGCTTGGCATGGCACCAAGTTTATGCGCTAAATCTCTACTAACTTTTCTGATGGATGCCAATCTTTCGCTTAGATGAACAGGTAAACGTATGGTCCTAGATTGACAAGCTATTGCTCTTGTCATACTTTGCCTGATCCACCAAAATGCATAAGTTGAAAATTTATACCCTCTTTTTGGATCAAATTTTTCAACGGCCCTTTCGAGCCCGAGAGAGCCTTCTTGAACTAAATCTAAAAGTTCTAGTCCCTTGCCTTGATATTTTTTTGCAACACTGACTACTAATCTTAAATTGGCCTCCATCATTCTATCTTTAGCTCTTTTACCAACTTTTATATTTCTTTTTTCTTGAGAGGTGAATTCTTTATTTTTTTCGTTTAATTGACCGTCTTCTGTGAGAATCATCATTTTTTGAACTTGGTTACCCAATTCAATCTCCTCATCTGGAGTTAGGAGAGGACGACGACCGATCTCCGATAAGTACCAACTTATAGAGTCTTTGCCTCTTCTTTTATGAGTTTCAGTTGGTGTTGGTACTGATGAAGACATTTCTGACCTAGTAAGGTATTAAAACTCTCCTATATTTTTTAATAAACCGCCAAATATTTAATATCTGCTTCAGATTTCAGGTAATAATTGTACATAAATGTGTTTAAAGCTAAAAATAACTCTCTTAAATTGTTTCTTTCAAGATATTTGTCTCGTTTTCCTATTTCTCATTAATTTAGATAATTCATCACCAATAGCATAAGCATTTGAGCCTGTTTTACACTTTGATGCAGCAAAAGAATGTAGAAGTACGTATTTAGTAAAAAAATCCGTTGTTATTTTTTTACAAAGGGTCAAATCAATAGCAGAACTGCCAGCTATAAATCCAGATAAAAGATCGCCTAATCCTGCTCTAGCAGTCTGAGAATCAGTCCCAAAAAGTTGCCATGCTTTTTCATCATCAGCAACTATGCTGTTAGCTCCTTTTAACAAAACACTTATATTAAATTCTTTGGCCGCTTTAAGGGCTAGTCCAACATTAGTCTCACCTTCTATATTAGGAAATAACCTTGAAAATTCCTTAATATGAGGTGTAATCCATGTTTGAAATTTTCTTTCTATAAAGAATTTTGATCCTAATTTTGATTCAGAAATTCTATTAAGTGCATCTGCATCTAAAATCAATAATCCTTTAAAACCTATAAGGTAGTCTTTTGATTTTTGCCAATCATCATTATCAATTCCTATCCCTGGACCTACAGCTAATGAGTCATATAAATTTAGATCAATATTTTTTAGTGCGCTGAACAAGGATGCATTACCATTTTGATTAGTTGTCATAGTTCCTTTTAAAACTATTTCCGGAGCGACTTGCCAAATAGATTCAGCTACTAATTCAGGCAGAACCGCAGAGATAAAACCAGCTCCACTTGATATTGCTCCTCTTAATGATAAGTATGCAGCCCCTGGATATTTTTCACTTCCAGCAATTATTAATGTTCGTCCTCTTTTGTATTTATTAGAATTTTTTGGTAAAGAAGGTAAATCAATATTTTTTAAATCTTTGTAAGTAACGTTAATAATTTTTTTCTCAATCTTAGATAACTTATTAATAGGCACCCCAATATCTATATGGTGCAATTCTCCAATAAAAGGTAAAGCAGAATCTTGAGTTAACCCAATCTTATTAAGACCAATAACTAAGGTATAGTCTGCCTTTACTGCGTTATCAAAAAAAGGCTCTCCTTTATCAGGACATAATCCTGTTGGAATATCAATACTTATTACCTTGCCATATTTGTTATGAAATTTTTGATTAAAAAGTTTAATTAATGTATTATCGACTTTTCTTTTTTGATTATTACCAAAAACTGCATCAATCCAAAGTTCTTTCCCATTTGGATCAGGGCGCTCTACTAATTTTGTGACGCCAATAGATGTAAGATAATTAAGGTGATTATTTGTTGATGTTTTTTTTATCGTGAATGGGCACCATACCTGGACATAAAAACCATTCAAAAAAAGCTCTCTAGCTATTACGGCACCATCACCACCATTATGCCCAGGGCCTATAAAAACAGTTATTCCATGCTTGAGAAGAGGTTTCTTTTTTAAGAGCCATCTACTAATTTGGATTCCTGCTTTTTCCATCAATGCTTCTTGTGGCATTCCATCAGAAAACATTTCTTTCTCTAATTTCAACATTTGCTTTGAATCAACAATTAAATGTTTTGAGTCAATTGTTGGCCATACAATTTTGTTCATAATTAGTACAAAGCAATTTAGGTACTGTTCAAAAATTCAAACTTCCATGTTAAAGACACAAAAGGATAAAAAATCAGAGAACTGTTTTTCTAATAATAAAACTAAGAAGAAGAAAAATATTATTGTAGGTCTTTCCGGTGGCGTAGATAGTTCCCTTTCAGCTGCTCTTCTTGTAGAAAGAGGCTGGAATGTTGAGGGACTAACTCTTTGGCTGATGAAAGGAGAAGGCTCTTGTTGTTCTGAAGGATTAGTAGATGCTGCTGGCCTTTGTGAAGATTTGGGAATTAATCATAAAATAATAGACTCAAGAGAAATTTTCGAAAGAGAGGTAATTAAAAAAACTACTGAAAGCTATGAGAAAGGATTCACTCCACTTCCATGTTCGATGTGCAACAAGAATGTGAAGTTTGAAGAAATGCTTAATTACGCATTAAACAAAAAAGACTTTACTCATATTGCGACTGGACATTATGCAAGGATAAAAAAATCATCTTATGCTGAAACGCTTGATTATAAGAGCTTTGTATTTAAGGACTTCCTTCTTCTCAGAGGTGCTGACGAAAACAAAGACCAAAGTTATTTTCTTTATTCTCTTTCACAAGAAGTACTAAGCAGATTAGAATTTCCTCTTGGTGAAATGAAAAAAGAAGAAACAAGAAAGGAAGCCCTAAGATTAGGCCTTAGAACTGCTCAAAAACCAGAAAGTCAAGATTTATGCTTAGTTGAGCATTATGGATCAATGCAGAGATTCATCGACAAACATATTGAACTCAAAGAAGGAGAAATTGTGCATGTAAATGGGAAAGTCCTAGGAATGCACAATGGTATTCAGCACTTTACGGTAGGTCAAAGAAAAGGTTTGGGAATCGCTTGGCCGGAACCATTATATGTGAAAAGTCTAGACAGGGTAAAAAACATAGTTTATGTAGCAGATAAAAGTGATCTATTTAATAGCGAAGCAATAATTACTAATGTTAACTGGGTTTCAATAGAAGAACCTAAACAAGAGATAGAAGTAGAAGCACAAATCAGATATAGAAGTCATCCAGTAAAGGGAACTTTAATTCCTTTGAAAAATTTTGATAATCCAACGTCAACATTTAAATTAATTTTTGAAGAAAGTCAAAGTTCGGTAACGCCCGGACAAGCTGCAGTTTTTTATAAAGGAGAAATTTTATTAGGTGGCGGATTAATTAATTAATTTTCCAAAAGAGATTTAATCCCATGAAAAATATAAACAATAACAAAACAGGTTTATCTCCAAATTTTGTATAGAAGGTCTTGTCGGATGAAAAATTAGGGAAAACTACTTTATTTTGCTCCACATTAAAATCCAGAAGTTGGATGATTTTCCCATCATCCCTTACTAAACCCGAAGGACCAGTATTTGATACTAGTAAATTATCTTTTTTATTTTCAATACTTCTCAATCTTGCCAAAGACAGGAATTGATTATAAAGCTTAGTTGGATAGGGATCTAAATTTGCGACAGTTATTATTAGTTTTGCACCGCTATTAATAGCCTTTCTTATTTTCAATCCATCACTAATTTCATAACAAATAGCCACTGCTAGAGGTTGTGTAAATTTAGGATCAAAAAATCTTGAATCAGATCCTGGTTGAATTCCTCCTACTGCAGATAATCCTTTTGAAAAACTTTCTAAAAATCTTGGTATTTTTTCACCTAACGGGACAAGTCTATTTTTATCTATAAAAGAAGTAAAAGATTTTTCTCCAACTTGAAATCCGAGTAAAGAACTTCTTAACTCATTTTTTGAATTTCTGAAACCTCCTGCTAGGGTATCAACCTTAATGCCTTTAGATAAATAAAAATTTTTAGGTAGAGTTCCTTCAGGAGCAACAAGAAGTTTTACTTTGTTGGATAAAGCATATTTTTGAGCGATAGATTGTTTTTCCTTAATAAATTCATCTTCTATTTTTAATTTTTCTCTAGTTGGTAAATTCGTTTGCCAAATAGCAACTGGATATTCATAATTTCTTTCTATTGGAGTTTTTAAACCTCCAAATAAATGCAAGAAAATAATAAACAAAAGTCCTAAAAAAAATGTTTTTTTAAAGTATTTTTTTCTTATCCATCTCTCGTGACTTATGAAAATCCAAAATCCAATCATTAGTTGTACTACACATAAACCGCTCGCACCAACCCATCTTGCCAAACCAGCAAGATATAGATCACCCGGGACAAGACTCTCTCCTAAACCTATCCAAAATAAAGGTGTTTGAGAAAGTATCAACTCACCCATGCCCCAAGTCAGAGATAAAAAAAATACTTTTACAGTTAAAGGTAATATTTTCATTTTAAAAACATCCTCTTTCCAGAGAATCATTTCAACTAGGTATCCCCATAGATAAACTAATAATCCACCCAAAAAAGCACAAAATAATAATATTGAAATGGTGATTATTAAACTTGCAAGCCATGAAAATCCAAGCCATGTCAATGGATGAAGATCGTATAACCATGAATGACTTATTAAAACAAAGAAAAAACCCCACCAAAAATTTGCTGTTTTTCTCTCACTTTTCTTCCATAAAATAAATAAAGATATCGGCATAAAAATAAGCCAAAAGTGAGTTGAAACAGAAATTCCTCCTAGAATTCCTGCTAAACAAGAGCAAAAATATTGTCTTAAACTTTTAATTTGAGTCGAGACTAACAATCTAAAATTACAAAATTAAACTTATAATCACCCATTTATTGTACCTTTATTCTGTAAAATTAGATTTAGTAACTTTCAAAATCTAAGTGAAAGAAGTCTTTATTAGTTTTGCAATTTTTGTTTTCTGTGTTTCATTAACTCTTTTCAGTCAATTTAATTCACCACAAGTTGTTAATGCTACTGAATCAGAAATTCAGTCAGTTCAAAAAACACCTGTTGCAAAATCATCAAATGTTTCAAATAATAATTTATTTGAATTAGACCCATCAGATCCAAACCCTATACTTTTCGCTATGGCAGAAGAAACACCATTAGATAGCAACTCAAGGACTACAGAAAGTGGCCTAATTATTGCGGATATTGTGAATGGGGAGGGTGATGAAGCCAAACCAGGGCAGACAGTTACCGTTAATTACACTGGAACTCTAGAAGACGGAACACAATTTGATACAAGTATCGGAAGAGCTCCATTCAGCTTTCCCTTGGGTGCTGGAAGAGTAATAAAAGGTTGGGACGAAGGTGTGGCAGGTATGAAGGTTGGAGGAAAAAGACAATTAACAATTCCTCCAGAACTTGGTTACGGATCAAGAGGGGCAGGAAATGTGATTCCTGCCAATGCAACTTTAATATTTGAAGTTGAATTATTAAAAGTCAATTAAATTAGGTAAGAAAAATATCTAAGACTTTTCAATTTTGTTAATCTCCAAGTAATATATAAACAACATCAAATATTTGAAATGCTAAGTAAATTCATCAATTCTTTTCTAGATAAAAAATCCCCATTGACAGTCCATGCTCACTGTGATGGGCCTTGTGGTGTTTATGATCCAGCTTCTACGAGAGTTGCTGCTGAAGCAGTTTTATCAATGACAAAAAAACTCATTGCATTAGAAGCCCCTTCTAGCACTGATACAGCAGAGTGGGCTGCATACAGTAATACATTTTCAAGATATGTTGCAGTTAAAGAAGAGCAAGCAAAAGAAACAAAGAAAGAAATCCTAATTTTGTGGACAGATTACTTTAAGCCTGTTCATTTGGAAACATATCCAGACTTACATGAAACCATTTGGAAGGCGGCTAAATTATGCAGTGCATGCAAAGTTAATATTGATTTAGCTCAAGCTGAAGAACTTATGAGTTATGTAGAAAAGATTCATAATATATTCTGGGCATCAAAAGGAAGATCAGACGCTTTTGTAAAAGCTAGTTAAATTATTAACTTCAAATATTTTTATGAATTTCTTCTTTTTCTTTTAAGGCTGAGAGAAGTAGCAAAAATTGTAAATAATTCAATGTCACCTACCTTTAAGGAAGGTGATATAGTCTTTTACAAAAAATATTTAATTAATAAATCTAATCTTAAGGTTGGTCAAGTTGTCATCTTTAGGCATCCGATACAAGACAGAATACAAATTAAAAGAATAAAGCAAATAAAAGAAAATTGTATTGAAGTAATTGGAGACAACTCAAAATATAGTAATGATAGTAAATCTTTCGGCTTTATTCAAAATGAAAAAATTTTAGGTATCGTAACGTCGAAAATATTAAAGTTTTAAATTATTTAATTCAAAAAAACAGAAGCACTTCTTTGAATCCAAAATAATCCCAAAGAAAAGGAAAGCCCTCCTGCTCCAGCTATTAATCTTTTAATAAATTTTTGACTTGCTTTAAAGATGGTAAAAGATATTAAACAAGTAAAAAGATTCATACTTATTAGTGAACCAATCAAATATGAAATCAAATATAAGCAAGCACTTATTAAAGGTAGTGCTAAAGCAGGAAGAACTGCCAGAAAATGTGAACCTCCAGCTACACCGTGTAGCAAGCCTAAACCAGTCAAAGCATGTGAGTGCTTATTATTATTTTTTTGTTCCTTAACATGCAAGTGAAAGTGACGATGAGCAATTCCATTAGAATGCTTATGGGAATGAGAGTGGATACTTAATTGAAAAGAATTTTTTATAGCAAATACTCCAACAATTAGAAGAGAAATTCCAACTAGGAATTCGGCAATATTAGAAAATCTGTTTAATGGCGTAATATCCTTAATAACAATCGCTAGAAAAGCTAACAAGAGGACACCTGAAGAGTGTCCCAAGCCCCATGAGAAACTATTTTTAAGAGCTTTTTGGGGATTATTAATCGCTGATGGTGCCATTGCAATTAGATGATCAGCGCCACTAACTACATGCACAAATCCTGCAACTATACCTGTTAAAATTACAGCCTGCATATATATTCTGTACAACTCTGTATATTCAATTTTATAGCACGATTTGAAGTCAAAATTAAATTGAGTTAAATAATTCCTTGAAAGATTTTTTAATATCACTTTCTCTCATAAAAGTTTCACCAATTAATACTCCCCTAATTCCAATAGATCTAAGCGACTCTAAATCTTCGGAAGAATTAATTCCTGATTCACTAATAGGAAGAATATTTTGTTTTAAAAATATATCTGCATAAATATTCATCAATTCTATTGATGTTTTTAAATTTGTTTTGAAAGTCTTTAAGTCCCTGTTATTTATTCCAACCAAATTAAAAGATTTTAACTTTAGTATCCTTTCTAATTCATTATTGTTATGGACTTCTACGAGAACACTCATCTTTAAGTTATCAGCAATTTTCTTTAGATAAATTAAATCGTCATTACTTAAAATCGCAGCGATTAATAATATTGCATCAGCACCAGATACCCTTGCTTTATAAATTTGATAAGCAGAAATAATAAAATCTTTGCATAGAAGAGGGAGATTAGTTGATTTCCTTACAGTTTCGAGTATTTCATAACTACCTTGAAAAAACCTTTTATCGGTAAGTACTGAGATACATGACGCACCTAATCCTTCATAACAAATTGCTATATCTTCAGGGTTAAAATCTTTTCTAATAACTCCTTTACTAGGACTAGCTTTTTTTATTTCAGCAATTAATCCTGGTTTTATTTTTGACTCCAAGATATTTTTATAAAAATCTTTTGGGGGAGGCAGTTTTTCAATTTTTTTTATTAGATCTTCTAAAGAAACTTTTTTTTTGAAATTCTTAATTTCAATGTCCTTATGCCATACAATTTCTTCAAGAATATTTTTTGGTTGTGCTTCTCTATGAGGCACAGCATATTCTAAATTTTCTACCCTTACAGTTGGATTGGGTGGCCTGCGTCTTATCTCCATTAATTTTAGATATTATTTTATTTGAGAAGCAGCTTGTTTATATGCCACCTCAACTACTTCACTAAGAGTAGGATGAGTGTGAACTTCTGTAGATAATTCAATTACATCTTGATTCCTTGAAATAGCGTTTGAAATTTCTTGAATCAAATCAGCTGCATGTAAACCAAAAATATGAGCACCTAAAACTTTCCCATTATCTCTATTAAAAATCAACTTGAGTATTCCATCACTCTCCAATTCAGCCAATGCTTTTGAATTTGCCTTAAAGAAACTTTTGACAACTCCCAAAGTGAAATTTTCCTTTACAGATATCTCTTTAGCTTCAGCTTCAGAAAGACCAACTGAACTGATCTCAGGGTGAGTGAAGGTTGCTGCAGGGATACTTTTATAGTCTATTTCGACGTTGCCACCGCAAATATTATCAACAGCAATAGTACCTTGAGCTGCAGCTGTATGGGCAAGCATTAGTTTGCCTGTTACATCTCCAACAGCCCAAATGTTAGGTATTATTTCCTCGCCATTCTTAACCCTCATTTTATCATCTATAGGAATGAAACCTTTTACAGTTTCGATTCCAACCGACTCAAGATTTAAGTTATTACTATTAGGACTTCTGCCAGTTGCCACGAGCACAGCATCAACTTCTAAAGTTTCTACAACTTCTTTAGTTTTTGCATCTGTCAGTTCTATTGT
Encoded here:
- the ffh gene encoding signal recognition particle protein, yielding MFDELSSRFEDAVKGLRGEAKISENNINDALKEVKRALLDADVSLSVVKEFISDVKDKAIGEQVVRGVNPGQKFIEVVNKELINIMGNENSPLKENQDSPTVILMAGLQGAGKTTATGKLGLYLKEKDKKVLLVAADIYRPAAVEQLKTLGSQYDLEVFSAKEKNSKPEEIAKDALNFASENDFNSIIIDTAGRLQIDDSMMSEMVRIKEVSSPDEVLLVVDSMIGQEAADLTKSFHEKVGITGAILTKLDGDSRGGAALSIRKISGKPIKFIGVGEKIEALQPFHPERMASRILGMGDVLTLVEKAQKEVELADAEAMQKKLQEATFDFNDFVKQMRLIKRMGSLGGLMKLIPGMNKIDDGMIKNGEDQLKKIESMISSMTLEEKQKPEVLAAQPSRRQRIAQGSGYEAKDVDKVLADFQRMRGFMKQISNGGMPGMGGMPGMGGMPGMGGMPGMGGMPGMGGMPGMGGMGNKPFKKQKNNKKKKGFADL
- a CDS encoding IMS domain-containing protein, which encodes MELPLDHFRLIGVSPSATSEEILRAFQLRLDKTPNEGFTYEVLSQRSELLRLTADLLTDPESRREYENLLSNGVSGLEFSSNRDVAGLILLWESGSPKEAFKIARKALQPPQTPALGSSREADLTLLAALTARDSAIQEQKLRSYSNAADFLQEGIQLLQRMGKLVEIRKDLEEDLVSLLPYRILDLLSRDLNDQESHKKGLSMLENLITKRGGLEGNNKSEYGDYLNQQEFEAFFQQIKSYLTVDEQIELFLELQKRGSLEAGFLAFLSLTALGFSRRQPEKLFEARRILKKLNLSGLDSMPLIGCLDLLLADVDQASARFLSSSDDNLRDWLNNYPGNKLEAICIFCKNWLENDVLVGYRDIESKEVDLNTWFEDREIQEFIERLEKKSNKTSFRPNFQNQQFNKESTTKVTQNFDNEVTNFDEGRLPLPGGIKQKFEKIDIQDNKFNEEIFKNKTLDFYRFLIEKIAELKFSFGEFLNDQEIIGRSPLLIYLYAFLLLFAFGIGIGFLRNNFKNSIQDEAILDKPLVSTDTNQKLSDKAINQEIKKNPSNNLKPIPVKSTETNSIKVKKLTKASPSLDDISSLINQWLLNKSNYLSRKGEINLSHIVRSGLIERTIEERQNDIKKGIYKEINSRILKIDLESQTSSRIVVLAELDYLERIIKNSGEFVNETSLTPLKVKYTLGFSNKSWKLVDFVSGL
- the pdhA gene encoding pyruvate dehydrogenase (acetyl-transferring) E1 component subunit alpha yields the protein METHVERISNLQDIKKAELDRETGLFLYEDMILGRRFEDKCAEMYYRGKMFGFVHLYNGQEAISTGVIGAMKKKHDWFCSTYRDHVHALSAGVPSFEVMSELFGKATGCSKGRGGSMHLFSREHHLLGGYAFIGEGIPVALGAAFSSKYKKEVAGNNSSDSVTAAFFGDGTCNNGQFFECLNMAQLWKLPIIFVVENNKWAIGMAHDRATSNPEIWRKASAFGMHGEEVDGMDVLAVRGAAQRAIERARAGEGPTLLECLTYRYRGHSLADPDELRSEKEKDFWGKRDPIKKLAQEIIDKKFATQEELKSIEKKIDIEISEAVKNALEAPEPPSKELTKYIWAED
- a CDS encoding RpoD/SigA family RNA polymerase sigma factor, giving the protein MSSSVPTPTETHKRRGKDSISWYLSEIGRRPLLTPDEEIELGNQVQKMMILTEDGQLNEKNKEFTSQEKRNIKVGKRAKDRMMEANLRLVVSVAKKYQGKGLELLDLVQEGSLGLERAVEKFDPKRGYKFSTYAFWWIRQSMTRAIACQSRTIRLPVHLSERLASIRKVSRDLAHKLGAMPSRIEIAEAMDIDVEELDSVLRQALSTSSLDAPVNGDDGRSFLGDLIADSNNEEPLDQVEQKMHQEQLGMWLSHLSEQEQHVLKLRFGLDGNERHTLAEIGRLLEVSRERVRQVELKALRKLRNLTRKLPSGI